The Argentina anserina chromosome 3, drPotAnse1.1, whole genome shotgun sequence genome includes a region encoding these proteins:
- the LOC126789105 gene encoding tubulin beta chain: protein MREILHIQGGQCGNQIGAKFWEVVCAEHGIDPTGRYTGDSELQLERVNVYYNEASGGRYVPRAVLMDLEPGTMDSVRSGLYGQIFRPDNFVFGQSGAGNNWAKGHYTEGAELIDSVLDVVRKEAENCDCLQGFQVCHSLGGGTGSGMGTLLISKIREEYPDRMMMTFSVFPSPKVSDTVVEPYNATLSVHQLVENADECMVLDNEALYDICFRTLKLTTPSFGDLNHLISATMSGVTCCLRFPGQLNSDLRKLAVNLIPFPRLHFFMVGFAPLTSRGSQQYRALTVPELTQQMWDSKNMMCAADPRHGRYLTASAMFRGKMSTKEVDDQMMNVQNKNSSYFVEWIPNNVKSTVCDIPPTGLKMASTFIGNSTSIQEMFRRVSEQFTAMFRRKAFLHWYTGEGMDEMEFTEAESNMNDLVSEYQQYQDATADEDEYEDEQGEYEEEM from the exons atgcGTGAGATTCTTCACATTCAGGGAGGCCAATGCGGCAACCAGATAGGAGCCAAGTTCTGGGAGGTCGTCTGCGCCGAGCACGGCATCGACCCCACCGGAAGGTACACCGGCGACTCCGAACTTCAGCTTGAGAGGGTGAATGTCTACTACAACGAGGCCAGCGGCGGGAGGTACGTTCCACGCGCCGTGCTCATGGATCTGGAGCCTGGGACCATGGACAGCGTCAGATCTGGACTCTACGGCCAGATCTTCCGCCCTGACAACTTCGTGTTTGGTCAGTCTGGCGCTGGAAACAACTGGGCCAAAGGTCACTACACCGAGGGGGCTGAGTTGATCGACTCGGTTCTCGATGTGGTGAGGAAGGAGGCCGAGAACTGTGACTGCTTGCAAG GGTTTCAGGTGTGCCATTCTTTGGGAGGTGGTACTGGATCTGGAATGGGAACACTTTTGATTTCCAAGATTAGGGAGGAGTACCCGGATCGGATGATGATGACTTTCTCTGTGTTCCCATCCCCCAAGGTCTCAGACACTGTCGTGGAGCCTTACAATGCTACTTTGTCGGTGCATCAGCTTGTGGAGAACGCAGATGAGTGCATGGTGCTTGACAACGAGGCTCTCTATGATATCTGCTTCCGCACGCTTAAACTCACCACCCCCAGCT TTGGTGATTTGAATCACTTGATCTCTGCAACCATGTCTGGAGTTACATGCTGCCTAAGGttccctggacagctcaactCTGATTTGCGCAAGCTTGCCGTTAACCTCATTCCCTTCCCTCGTCTTCACTTTTTCATGGTTGGTTTTGCTCCCCTGACCTCAAGAGGGTCTCAGCAGTACAGAGCTTTGACTGTTCCAGAACTCACCCAGCAAATGTGGGATTCCAAGAACATGATGTGTGCTGCTGATCCCCGACATGGAAGGTACCTCACAGCGTCTGCCATGTTCCGTGGTAAGATGAGCACCAAGGAAGTGGATGACCAGATGATGAATGTTCAGAACAAGAACTCTTCATACTTTGTTGAGTGGATCCCCAACAACGTCAAGTCAACAGTCTGTGACATCCCACCAACTGGTCTCAAGATGGCTTCAACTTTCATTGGGAACTCCACATCCATTCAAGAGATGTTCAGGAGGGTGAGTGAGCAGTTCACTGCTATGTTCAGGAGGAAGGCTTTCTTGCATTGGTACACTGGTGAAGGCATGGACGAGATGGAATTCACTGAGGCCGAGAGCAACATGAATGATCTGGTGTCAGAGTATCAGCAGTACCAGGATGCCACCGCTGATGAGGACGAATATGAAGATGAACAGGGAGAGTATGAGGAGGAGATGTAA
- the LOC126785889 gene encoding uncharacterized protein LOC126785889, with protein MGFDNECILNIQSLAGEYFCPVCRLLVYPDEALQSQCTHLYCKPCLTYVVSTTRACPYDGYLVTEADAKPLVESNKTLAETIGKIAVHCLYHRSGCPWQGNLSDCTSHCSGCAFGNSPVVCNRCSIQIVHRQVQEHALSCPGVPQAQQAEGVPATSASGTAAISNQTQAVTQAGTTSQSQASQTATATINGADPNSQPQAVVQAAALTADQWYQQKYQQYYQQYPGYDPYQQQYQQYYPYQQPAIPQPQQPLQGSASYGTVQPQQPAYLQPPFLPQPQLQTQQSQSQAQTQPQVQPPLVQAPMAAQTQSQTSFNQHLLQPAVAPQSQLQAQTYPSAHGQAQHPPQAYFQAQMPQYQQPQVQQITQTQLQQNPQLHPSQLMNATVQSQTQVTSSNASAGHHLFPQSHPHQPQVSAAPQQRTMNLQSQGVRYSQSLNHVQTQIQFPQQPQLLRPPPFQTTISNQQQTALLPSPNIIYAQQPPVQQPGIPALQRPLMQPVQHLNHQQYLQNQSYVQQTPPTLSQLRPQGQSQSFPHHIRASNQSQQNVLLSQGMQHIESSNLVGRPIMPNHGVLPQPYAQAIGGLPRPMYSAPHHQSSNQNNIGRTNNQVQVGANSRPPVTAGTAEKEAEISATNGAQDLSVSSVVADSEVKTVKFEVDGNKPSSEDTSNQGTKEISESKGKLGANGASESKPTLKEEGVDSTLKDSSNSKSGELVAEGAKDVPSSGTKQGEHKEMPQDEALLHGVKDQKLQKDASSTDEGYQTVSIGQAQAGGIMQHTHPGSAILQQRPGAPPLSQVPSSGPPHHIVGSGQPVAHLRSQGPRHVPGQPSYLSEHIQSPRGNLGFAASSASASQHEPFIQSHAPPHSGAPRGPPFAPPPSAFDSHGGILARSAPRGHEGQMGPLRPAFQIEQGATGHPSGIISNMLRMNGNPGFESSSTPGLRDERFRALLDGRLNPFPGDPTRVITRLGFEDDLKQFPRPSFLDSEPLPKLGNHSSRAFDRRPLGVNYDTCLTIDTAAGSAPRFPSPYGQAGLIHANDAGGYSEFAGRRLMDGLARRSPNRDYPGIPSRASRGFGPDDFDGREFHRFSDPLGREFHDNRFINPHGHFRRGEFEGPGNMRMDDHMRNDLIGQDGHPGHLRRGEHLGPHNLPGHLHMRDYVGFGVHPRHARPGSFESFIGSRASHPRLGEPGFRSSFSLQRFPNDGTYAGELDSFDHSRKRKPATMGWCRICKVDCETVEGLDVHSQTREHQRMAMEMVQIIKQNAKKQKLTYDQSSVEDGIKSKISSIESKVNTEKS; from the exons ATGGGGTTTGATAATGAGTGCATACTGAATATTCAATCTCTTGCTGGAGAGTACTTTTGCCCGGTGTGTCGTCTTCTCGTGTACCCAGATGAAGCATTACAGTCACAGTGTACTCATCTGTACTGTAAGCCTTGTTTGACATATGTTGTGAGCACTACTCGAGCGTGTCCCTACGATGGCTACTTGGTCACAGAGGCAGATGCCAAG CCCCTTGTTGAATCAAATAAGACGCTCGCTGAAACCATAGGGAAAATAGCAGTTCATTGTCTGTATCACAGGAGTGGGTGCCCGTGGCAGGGGAATTTATCTGATTGCACATCTCATTGTTCTGGTTGTGCATTTGGAAATTCACCTGTAGTTTGCAATAGGTGCAGCATCCAAATTGTGCATCGACAAGTGCAGGAACACGCCCTAAGTTGCCCT GGTGTGCCCCAAGCACAGCAGGCAGAGGGTGTTCCAGCCACCTCAGCCTCTGGCACAGCTGCTATTTCCAATCAGACCCAGGCTGTCACTCAGGCAGGTACAACGTCTCAGTCACAGGCTTCTCAAACCGCAACTGCCACTATAAATGGAGCTGATCCAAATTCTCAACCGCAAGCCGTTGTTCAAGCTGCTGCTCTGACTGCTGACCAGTGGTATCAGCAAAAATATCAGCAGTACTACCAGCAGTATCCTGGATATGATCCGTATCAACAACAGTATCAGCAGTACTATCCCTATCAGCAGCCAGCAATTCCGCAACCACAGCAGCCTTTGCAGGGTAGTGCATCGTATGGGACTGTTCAACCTCAACAGCCAGCATACCTGCAGCCTCCTTTCCTACCTCAACCTCAACTACAAACCCAACAATCTCAATCTCAAGCTCAAACCCAACCACAGGTTCAGCCTCCACTTGTGCAGGCTCCCATGGCTGCTCAAACTCAGAGCCAGACATCATTTAACCAACACTTACTTCAGCCTGCCGTGGCACCACAGTCACAACTTCAAGCACAGACTTACCCATCAGCACATGGCCAAGCTCAACATCCGCCTCAAGCATACTTCCAGGCCCAAATGCCTCAGTATCAGCAGCCCCAGGTTCAGCAGATCACACAGACTCAGCTTCAACAGAATCCCCAACTTCACCCATCTCAGCTCATGAATGCTACAGTCCAGTCTCAGACACAGGTCACATCATCTAATGCATCAGCTGGCCATCATTTGTTCCCTCAATCTCACCCTCATCAACCACAGGTCTCAGCAGCCCCCCAACAACGTACTATGAATTTGCAATCTCAAGGAGTGCGTTACTCTCAGTCACTAAACCATGTTCAGACTCAGATTCAGTTCCCTCAACAACCCCAACTTCTGCGACCGCCCCCATTTCAAACAACAATTTCAAACCAGCAGCAGACAGCCTTGTTGCCTTCACCCAACATCATCTATGCACAACAGCCTCCAGTTCAACAACCTGGAATTCCTGCTCTCCAGCGCCCTTTAATGCAGCCAGTCCAACATCTTAATCATCAGCAGTATCTCCAGAATCAGTCCTATGTACAACAGACACCCCCCACATTGTCGCAGTTACGTCCCCAAGGCCAATCTCAGTCATTCCCACATCATATACGTGCCTCAAACCAGTCTCAGCAGAACGTTTTATTGTCTCAGGGCATGCAACATATTGAGTCCTCAAACCTTGTGGGACGGCCTATAATGCCAAATCATGGAGTACTACCTCAACCATATGCACAAGCAATAGGAGGTCTTCCAAGGCCAATGTATTCTGCTCCACACCATCAATCTTCAAATCAGAATAATATAGGCAGAACTAACAACCAAGTGCAAGTGGGAGCAAATTCAAGACCACCAGTGACTGCAGGGACAGCAGAGAAAGAAGCTGAGATATCGGCTACAAATGGTGCACAGGATTTAAGTGTCTCATCTGTTGTAGCTGATTCTGAAGTTAAAACTGTAAAATTTGAGGTGGATGGAAATAAACCTTCTTCTGAAGATACAAGCAATCAGGGTACCAAGGAGATTTCAGAGTCTAAGGGGAAGTTGGGGGCGAATGGAGCGTCTGAAAGTAAGCCAACATTGAAGGAAGAGGGTGTAGATAGTACTTTGAAGGATTCAAGTAACAGTAAATCAGGTGAACTTGTAGCTGAAGGTGCAAAAGATGTTCCCAGCAGTGGCACGAAACAGGGTGAGCATAAAGAAATGCCACAAGATGAAGCTCTACTTCATGGAGTAAAGGATCAAAAATTGCAAAAAGATGCTAGTAGCACTGATGAGGGCTATCAAACTGTTTCTATAGGTCAGGCACAAGCTGGCGGCATAATGCAACACACACATCCTGGTTCTGCTATACTCCAGCAAAGGCCAGGTGCACCTCCTTTGTCGCAAGTGCCTTCTTCAGGGCCTCCACATCATATAGTGGGTTCTGGGCAACCCGTAGCTCATTTAAGGTCTCAGGGGCCCAGACATGTGCCTGGGCAGCCTTCCTATCTATCTGAGCATATCCAATCACCTAGAGGAAACCTTGGGTTTGCAGCATCATCTGCGAGTGCAAGTCAGCATGAGCCTTTTATTCAAAGCCATGCACCTCCTCATTCAGGGGCACCCAGAGGTCCACCATTTGCACCACCCCCTAGTGCTTTTGATTCTCATGGAGGTATATTGGCCCGCTCAGCACCCCGTGGCCATGAAGGTCAGATGGGCCCACTGCGGCCGGCTTTTCAGATTGAACAGGGAGCTACTGGACATCCATCTGGTATCATCTCAAACATGCTCAGAATGAATGGAAATCCAGGGTTCGAATCCTCATCAACTCCAGGGTTGAGGGATGAAAGATTCAGAGCTTTGCTGGATGGGAGGTTGAATCCCTTCCCAGGAGACCCAACTCGTGTGATAACTCGATTAGGGTTTGAAGACGATCTCAAGCAATTCCCTAGGCCTTCTTTTCTGGATTCTGAGCCTCTTCCAAAATTAGGGAATCACTCATCTAGAGCTTTTGATAGGAGacctcttggagtcaattatGATACTTGTCTAACCATAGATACTGCCGCTGGCTCTGCTCCAAGGTTCCCATCTCCCTATGGTCAGGCTGGATTAATTCATGCCAATGATGCAGGTGGTTACTCAGAATTTGCTGGACGGCGCCTTATGGACGGTTTGGCTCGGCGAAGTCCAAACAGAGATTACCCTGGTATCCCATCTCGTGCATCTAGGGGATTTGGCCCTGATGATTTTGATGGCAGGGAATTCCATCGATTTAGTGATCCGCTCGGCAGGGAATTCCATGATAATAGATTTATTAACCCTCACGGTCATTTTCGTAGGGGAGAATTTGAGGGTCCTGGTAATATGCGAATGGATGATCATATGAGGAACGATCTGATTGGTCAAGATGGTCACCCAGGTCATCTACGGAGGGGAGAGCATTTGGGTCCTCATAACTTGCCTGGTCATTTGCATATGCGAGATTATGTGGGTTTTGGTGTTCATCCTCGACACGCAAGGCCTGGGAGCTTTGAATCATTTATTGGCAGTAGGGCAAGTCATCCACGTCTTGGTGAGCCTGGATTTAGGAGCAGCTTTTCACTTCAGAGATTCCCTAATGATGGAACTTATGCA GGAGAGCTGGATTCTTTTGATCACTCTAGGAAAAGGAAGCCAGCTACCATGGGATGGTGTCGTATCTGTAAAGTTGACTGTGAAACAGTTGAGGGATTGGACGTGCATTCTCAAACAAGGGAGCATCAGAGAATGGCAATGGAAATGGTGCAAATTATCAAGCAGAATGCCAAAAAGCAGAAACT AACCTATGATCAGTCCTCAGTAGAAGATGGAATCAAGTCAAAGATATCTAGCATTGAGAGCAAAGTGAATACTGAAAAGTCTTGA